The following are from one region of the Salvia hispanica cultivar TCC Black 2014 chromosome 1, UniMelb_Shisp_WGS_1.0, whole genome shotgun sequence genome:
- the LOC125201850 gene encoding mitochondrial arginine transporter BAC1-like isoform X5 produces MLAYSLDFEFHTAMGESAAYKEYVAGMLAGVATVIVGHPFDTVKVKLQKYNTDANGIKYRSGLHCTTRILKTEGSLLLFWQVKGLYRGATSSFVGMAFESSLAFGIYSQTKHFLQGKPESGKPQLLAILPSGAFAGGFISFILCPSELVRMQVQGADSILQSSSRYSSPVDCALKTVKSEGLTGLYRGGGATFFRESIGNAVFFSTYEYVRYYMHKSLRDASSNLTHVIDVGVGIVSGGLGGIACWSAVLPLDVAKTIIQTSPEKNHTRNPVQILELENWNQRMLYGAWSYNS; encoded by the exons ATGCTGGCTTACTCACTGGATTTTGAGTTTCATACAGCAATGGGGGAGAGTGCGGCTTACAAGGAATACGTCGCCGGTATGCTGGCTGGAGTTGCCACTGTCATTGTTGGTCATCCATTCGATACTGTCAAG GTGAAGCtgcaaaaatataatacagaCGCTAATGGGATTAAGTACAGGAGTGGTTTGCATTGTACTACAAGAATATTgaagacggaagga TCTTTACTGCTATTTTGGCAGGTTAAAGGACTCTATCGTGGTGCAACGTCGTCTTTTGTTGGAATGGCCTTTGAAAGCTCACTTGCCTTTGGAATCTATTCCCAGACAAAACACTTTCTTCAG GGAAAACCAGAAAGTGGAAAGCCGCAGCTTCTTGCCATACTTCCTTCAGGAGCTTTTGCTGGAGGTTTTATTAGCTTTATACTTTGCCCATCTGAGCTGGTAAG AATGCAAGTGCAAGGTGCTGACTCGATCCTTCAAAGTTCAAGTCGATACAGCAGTCCTGTTGATTGTGCCCTTAAAACTGTTAAAAGCGAAGGG CTTACAGGCCTTTACCGTGGAGGAGGTGCCACGTTTTTTAGAGAATCTATTGGAAATGCTGTCTTCTTTAGCACTTATGAGTATGTGCGCTATTACATGCATAAATCACTCAGAGATGCCTCCTCTAATCTAACCCATGTGATTGATGTCGGAGTTGGGATTGTTAGTGGCGGCCTTGGTGGGATAGCC TGTTGGTCGGCTGTTCTGCCATTAGATGTTGCAAAGACCATAATTCAAACTTCACCGGAGAAGAACCATACAAGAAATCCAGTCCAGATTCTAGAATTG GAGAACTGGAATCAGAGGATGCTATACGGGGCTTGGTCCTACAATAGTTAG
- the LOC125201850 gene encoding mitochondrial arginine transporter BAC1-like isoform X4, with product MLAYSLDFEFHTAMGESAAYKEYVAGMLAGVATVIVGHPFDTVKVKLQKYNTDANGIKYRSGLHCTTRILKTEGSLLLFWQVKGLYRGATSSFVGMAFESSLAFGIYSQTKHFLQGKPESGKPQLLAILPSGAFAGGFISFILCPSELVRMQVQGADSILQSSSRYSSPVDCALKTVKSEGLTGLYRGGGATFFRESIGNAVFFSTYEYVRYYMHKSLRDASSNLTHVIDVGVGIVSGGLGGIAVSVPMLVGCSAIRCCKDHNSNFTGEEPYKKSSPDSRIGELESEDAIRGLVLQ from the exons ATGCTGGCTTACTCACTGGATTTTGAGTTTCATACAGCAATGGGGGAGAGTGCGGCTTACAAGGAATACGTCGCCGGTATGCTGGCTGGAGTTGCCACTGTCATTGTTGGTCATCCATTCGATACTGTCAAG GTGAAGCtgcaaaaatataatacagaCGCTAATGGGATTAAGTACAGGAGTGGTTTGCATTGTACTACAAGAATATTgaagacggaagga TCTTTACTGCTATTTTGGCAGGTTAAAGGACTCTATCGTGGTGCAACGTCGTCTTTTGTTGGAATGGCCTTTGAAAGCTCACTTGCCTTTGGAATCTATTCCCAGACAAAACACTTTCTTCAG GGAAAACCAGAAAGTGGAAAGCCGCAGCTTCTTGCCATACTTCCTTCAGGAGCTTTTGCTGGAGGTTTTATTAGCTTTATACTTTGCCCATCTGAGCTGGTAAG AATGCAAGTGCAAGGTGCTGACTCGATCCTTCAAAGTTCAAGTCGATACAGCAGTCCTGTTGATTGTGCCCTTAAAACTGTTAAAAGCGAAGGG CTTACAGGCCTTTACCGTGGAGGAGGTGCCACGTTTTTTAGAGAATCTATTGGAAATGCTGTCTTCTTTAGCACTTATGAGTATGTGCGCTATTACATGCATAAATCACTCAGAGATGCCTCCTCTAATCTAACCCATGTGATTGATGTCGGAGTTGGGATTGTTAGTGGCGGCCTTGGTGGGATAGCCGTAAGTGTTCCAa TGTTGGTCGGCTGTTCTGCCATTAGATGTTGCAAAGACCATAATTCAAACTTCACCGGAGAAGAACCATACAAGAAATCCAGTCCAGATTCTAGAATTG GAGAACTGGAATCAGAGGATGCTATACGGGGCTTGGTCCTACAATAG
- the LOC125201853 gene encoding dormancy-associated protein 1-like: MVLLDHLWDDVVAGPQPDRGLKHLKKVYTSPKDGGEGSGIVYQRSLSMPSSPLTPGTPTSMSPTAGKKDNVWRSVFNPGSNSATKNVGADYFDKPQPNSPTVYDWLYSGDTRSKHR; encoded by the exons ATGGTGCTTCTTGATCACCTGTGGGACGATGTGGTGGCCGGGCCGCAACCGGACCGCGGCCTCAAACACCTCAAAAAGGTGTACACCAGCCCCAAAG ATGGAGGAGAGGGGAGTGGCATCGTGTACCAGAGATCTCTGTCGATGCCGTCGAGCCCTTTGACGCCGGGAACGCCGACGAGTATGTCACCGACGGCTGGGAAAAAGGACAATGTGTGGCGGAGCGTGTTCAACCCGGGAAGCAACTCCGCCACCAAAAACGTGGGAGCTGACTATTTTGATAAGCCGCAGCCCAACTCCCCTACTGTCTATGATTG GCTTTATAGTGGGGATACTAGGAGCAAGCATCGTTGA
- the LOC125201850 gene encoding mitochondrial arginine transporter BAC1-like isoform X1, producing MLAYSLDFEFHTAMGESAAYKEYVAGMLAGVATVIVGHPFDTVKVKLQKYNTDANGIKYRSGLHCTTRILKTEGSLLLFWQVKGLYRGATSSFVGMAFESSLAFGIYSQTKHFLQGKPESGKPQLLAILPSGAFAGGFISFILCPSELVRMQVQGADSILQSSSRYSSPVDCALKTVKSEGLTGLYRGGGATFFRESIGNAVFFSTYEYVRYYMHKSLRDASSNLTHVIDVGVGIVSGGLGGIACWSAVLPLDVAKTIIQTSPEKNHTRNPVQILELIYRRTGIRGCYTGLGPTIVRAFPANASAIVTWELAMKILGIKRD from the exons ATGCTGGCTTACTCACTGGATTTTGAGTTTCATACAGCAATGGGGGAGAGTGCGGCTTACAAGGAATACGTCGCCGGTATGCTGGCTGGAGTTGCCACTGTCATTGTTGGTCATCCATTCGATACTGTCAAG GTGAAGCtgcaaaaatataatacagaCGCTAATGGGATTAAGTACAGGAGTGGTTTGCATTGTACTACAAGAATATTgaagacggaagga TCTTTACTGCTATTTTGGCAGGTTAAAGGACTCTATCGTGGTGCAACGTCGTCTTTTGTTGGAATGGCCTTTGAAAGCTCACTTGCCTTTGGAATCTATTCCCAGACAAAACACTTTCTTCAG GGAAAACCAGAAAGTGGAAAGCCGCAGCTTCTTGCCATACTTCCTTCAGGAGCTTTTGCTGGAGGTTTTATTAGCTTTATACTTTGCCCATCTGAGCTGGTAAG AATGCAAGTGCAAGGTGCTGACTCGATCCTTCAAAGTTCAAGTCGATACAGCAGTCCTGTTGATTGTGCCCTTAAAACTGTTAAAAGCGAAGGG CTTACAGGCCTTTACCGTGGAGGAGGTGCCACGTTTTTTAGAGAATCTATTGGAAATGCTGTCTTCTTTAGCACTTATGAGTATGTGCGCTATTACATGCATAAATCACTCAGAGATGCCTCCTCTAATCTAACCCATGTGATTGATGTCGGAGTTGGGATTGTTAGTGGCGGCCTTGGTGGGATAGCC TGTTGGTCGGCTGTTCTGCCATTAGATGTTGCAAAGACCATAATTCAAACTTCACCGGAGAAGAACCATACAAGAAATCCAGTCCAGATTCTAGAATTG ATTTATAGGAGAACTGGAATCAGAGGATGCTATACGGGGCTTGGTCCTACAATAGTTAGAGCATTTCCAGCTAATGCTTCTGCTATTGTCACATGGGAACTGGCTATGAAAATTCTGGGGATCAAGCGTGATTAA
- the LOC125201850 gene encoding mitochondrial arginine transporter BAC1-like isoform X2: MLAYSLDFEFHTAMGESAAYKEYVAGMLAGVATVIVGHPFDTVKVKLQKYNTDANGIKYRSGLHCTTRILKTEGSLLLFWQVKGLYRGATSSFVGMAFESSLAFGIYSQTKHFLQGKPESGKPQLLAILPSGAFAGGFISFILCPSELCRMQVQGADSILQSSSRYSSPVDCALKTVKSEGLTGLYRGGGATFFRESIGNAVFFSTYEYVRYYMHKSLRDASSNLTHVIDVGVGIVSGGLGGIACWSAVLPLDVAKTIIQTSPEKNHTRNPVQILELIYRRTGIRGCYTGLGPTIVRAFPANASAIVTWELAMKILGIKRD; this comes from the exons ATGCTGGCTTACTCACTGGATTTTGAGTTTCATACAGCAATGGGGGAGAGTGCGGCTTACAAGGAATACGTCGCCGGTATGCTGGCTGGAGTTGCCACTGTCATTGTTGGTCATCCATTCGATACTGTCAAG GTGAAGCtgcaaaaatataatacagaCGCTAATGGGATTAAGTACAGGAGTGGTTTGCATTGTACTACAAGAATATTgaagacggaagga TCTTTACTGCTATTTTGGCAGGTTAAAGGACTCTATCGTGGTGCAACGTCGTCTTTTGTTGGAATGGCCTTTGAAAGCTCACTTGCCTTTGGAATCTATTCCCAGACAAAACACTTTCTTCAG GGAAAACCAGAAAGTGGAAAGCCGCAGCTTCTTGCCATACTTCCTTCAGGAGCTTTTGCTGGAGGTTTTATTAGCTTTATACTTTGCCCATCTGAGCTG TGTAGAATGCAAGTGCAAGGTGCTGACTCGATCCTTCAAAGTTCAAGTCGATACAGCAGTCCTGTTGATTGTGCCCTTAAAACTGTTAAAAGCGAAGGG CTTACAGGCCTTTACCGTGGAGGAGGTGCCACGTTTTTTAGAGAATCTATTGGAAATGCTGTCTTCTTTAGCACTTATGAGTATGTGCGCTATTACATGCATAAATCACTCAGAGATGCCTCCTCTAATCTAACCCATGTGATTGATGTCGGAGTTGGGATTGTTAGTGGCGGCCTTGGTGGGATAGCC TGTTGGTCGGCTGTTCTGCCATTAGATGTTGCAAAGACCATAATTCAAACTTCACCGGAGAAGAACCATACAAGAAATCCAGTCCAGATTCTAGAATTG ATTTATAGGAGAACTGGAATCAGAGGATGCTATACGGGGCTTGGTCCTACAATAGTTAGAGCATTTCCAGCTAATGCTTCTGCTATTGTCACATGGGAACTGGCTATGAAAATTCTGGGGATCAAGCGTGATTAA
- the LOC125201850 gene encoding mitochondrial arginine transporter BAC1-like isoform X3, with the protein MLAYSLDFEFHTAMGESAAYKEYVAGMLAGVATVIVGHPFDTVKVKLQKYNTDANGIKYRSGLHCTTRILKTEGVKGLYRGATSSFVGMAFESSLAFGIYSQTKHFLQGKPESGKPQLLAILPSGAFAGGFISFILCPSELVRMQVQGADSILQSSSRYSSPVDCALKTVKSEGLTGLYRGGGATFFRESIGNAVFFSTYEYVRYYMHKSLRDASSNLTHVIDVGVGIVSGGLGGIACWSAVLPLDVAKTIIQTSPEKNHTRNPVQILELIYRRTGIRGCYTGLGPTIVRAFPANASAIVTWELAMKILGIKRD; encoded by the exons ATGCTGGCTTACTCACTGGATTTTGAGTTTCATACAGCAATGGGGGAGAGTGCGGCTTACAAGGAATACGTCGCCGGTATGCTGGCTGGAGTTGCCACTGTCATTGTTGGTCATCCATTCGATACTGTCAAG GTGAAGCtgcaaaaatataatacagaCGCTAATGGGATTAAGTACAGGAGTGGTTTGCATTGTACTACAAGAATATTgaagacggaagga GTTAAAGGACTCTATCGTGGTGCAACGTCGTCTTTTGTTGGAATGGCCTTTGAAAGCTCACTTGCCTTTGGAATCTATTCCCAGACAAAACACTTTCTTCAG GGAAAACCAGAAAGTGGAAAGCCGCAGCTTCTTGCCATACTTCCTTCAGGAGCTTTTGCTGGAGGTTTTATTAGCTTTATACTTTGCCCATCTGAGCTGGTAAG AATGCAAGTGCAAGGTGCTGACTCGATCCTTCAAAGTTCAAGTCGATACAGCAGTCCTGTTGATTGTGCCCTTAAAACTGTTAAAAGCGAAGGG CTTACAGGCCTTTACCGTGGAGGAGGTGCCACGTTTTTTAGAGAATCTATTGGAAATGCTGTCTTCTTTAGCACTTATGAGTATGTGCGCTATTACATGCATAAATCACTCAGAGATGCCTCCTCTAATCTAACCCATGTGATTGATGTCGGAGTTGGGATTGTTAGTGGCGGCCTTGGTGGGATAGCC TGTTGGTCGGCTGTTCTGCCATTAGATGTTGCAAAGACCATAATTCAAACTTCACCGGAGAAGAACCATACAAGAAATCCAGTCCAGATTCTAGAATTG ATTTATAGGAGAACTGGAATCAGAGGATGCTATACGGGGCTTGGTCCTACAATAGTTAGAGCATTTCCAGCTAATGCTTCTGCTATTGTCACATGGGAACTGGCTATGAAAATTCTGGGGATCAAGCGTGATTAA
- the LOC125201852 gene encoding squamosa promoter-binding protein 1-like: protein MEISKEEGKRILQEPELDEEGECDEDTGEDNKKKGALTPSKRRVSSTGGSTQRSCQAEDCTADMADAKPYHRRHKVCEFHAKAAVVLLYGLRQRFCQQCSRFHELSEFDEAKRSCRRRLAGHNERRRKSSCDSH, encoded by the exons ATGGAAATCAGCAAGGAAGAAGGGAAGCGGATCCTCCAGGAACCTGAACTCGACGAGGAAGGTGAATGCGATGAAGATACCGGAGAAGATAACAAGAAAAAAGGAGCACTGACCCCCTCCAAAAGAAGAGTATCTAGCACAGGAGGATCAACACAGCGTTCTTGTCAGGCAGAAGACTGCACTGCTGATATGGCTGACGCCAAGCCTTACCATCGTCGACATAAAGTTTGCGAGTTTCATGCAAAGGCTGCAGTGGTTCTTCTCTACGGCTTGAGACAACGTTTCTGCCAGCAGTGTAGCAG GTTTCACGAACTATCAGAGTTTGATGAAGCTAAAAGAAGCTGTCGCAGGCGTTTGGCAGGACACAATGAGCGGCGACGCAAGAGTTCATGTGATTCTCACTGA
- the LOC125207032 gene encoding dof zinc finger protein DOF1.4, translating to MLGNCDNNNNNNIISSTTNQWPQNQIILDDHKTLMASSSATNKVMAADKPNPADHHPHPPLKCPRCDSSNTKFCYYNNYSLSQPRHFCKACKRYWTRGGTLRNVPVGGGCRKNKRPKRHSSSSSSSATTSSTSHPQIDLPPPPSNHIQNPLFYGLNNPNPLELNFPFSGFRVSPQINSLGLGFSPEPPTNGFKPIQNNSIFFGSSSSMASLIQYDDPGIMDKQMKAEGEHRMVWNPNPNPNQNPNQNTNPIDQINSSDPSSLVWNTSSLGAWFDPSTSVPSLI from the exons ATGCTAGGAAACTGtgacaacaacaacaacaacaacatcaTCTCTTCCACCACTAACCAATGGCCACAG AATCAGATAATACTGGATGATCACAAAACTTTGATGGCTTCATCATCAGCTACTAATAAAGTGATGGCCGCCGACAAGCCTAATCCAGCTGATCATCACCCCCACCCTCCTCTCAAGTGCCCTCGCTGCGATTCCTCCAATACCAAATTCTGTTACTACAACAACTACAGCTTGTCTCAGCCTCGCCACTTCTGCAAAGCCTGCAAGCGCTACTGGACCAGAGGCGGCACCCTCCGCAACGTCCCCGTTGGTGGAGGCTGCCGCAAGAACAAGCGCCCCAAGCGccactcctcctcctcctcctcctccgctaCCACCTCCTCCACCTCCCACCCCCAGATAGATCTCCCTCCACCTCCTTCCAACCATATCCAAAACCCTTTGTTTTACGGCCTTAATAACCCTAATCCACTCGAGCTCAACTTCCCCTTTTCCGGTTTTAGGGTTTCCCCGCAAATCAACAGCCTCGGCTTAGGGTTTTCACCCGAACCTCCCACTAACGGCTTCAAGCCCATCCAAAACAACTCTATCTTCTTCGGCTCTTCCTCATCAATGGCGTCTTTGATCCAGTATGACGACCCGGGTATAATGGATAAGCAAATGAAAGCGGAAGGAGAGCACAGAATGGTTTGGAACCCAAACCCCAACCCCAACCAGAATCCGAACCAAAACACAAACCCTATCGATCAGATTAACTCTTCTGATCCTTCTTCACTAGTTTGGAACACAAGCAGCTTGGGAGCTTGGTTCGACCCTTCAACCTCCGTTCCATCTCTCATCTAG
- the LOC125201850 gene encoding mitochondrial arginine transporter BAC1-like isoform X6, whose amino-acid sequence MLAYSLDFEFHTAMGESAAYKEYVAGMLAGVATVIVGHPFDTVKVKLQKYNTDANGIKYRSGLHCTTRILKTEGSLLLFWQVKGLYRGATSSFVGMAFESSLAFGIYSQTKHFLQGKPESGKPQLLAILPSGAFAGGFISFILCPSELVRMQVQGADSILQSSSRYSSPVDCALKTVKSEGLTGLYRGGGATFFRESIGNAVFFSTYEYVRYYMHKSLRDASSNLTHVIDVGVGIVSGGLGGIAVSVPMLVGCSAIRCCKDHNSNFTGEEPYKKSSPDSRIDL is encoded by the exons ATGCTGGCTTACTCACTGGATTTTGAGTTTCATACAGCAATGGGGGAGAGTGCGGCTTACAAGGAATACGTCGCCGGTATGCTGGCTGGAGTTGCCACTGTCATTGTTGGTCATCCATTCGATACTGTCAAG GTGAAGCtgcaaaaatataatacagaCGCTAATGGGATTAAGTACAGGAGTGGTTTGCATTGTACTACAAGAATATTgaagacggaagga TCTTTACTGCTATTTTGGCAGGTTAAAGGACTCTATCGTGGTGCAACGTCGTCTTTTGTTGGAATGGCCTTTGAAAGCTCACTTGCCTTTGGAATCTATTCCCAGACAAAACACTTTCTTCAG GGAAAACCAGAAAGTGGAAAGCCGCAGCTTCTTGCCATACTTCCTTCAGGAGCTTTTGCTGGAGGTTTTATTAGCTTTATACTTTGCCCATCTGAGCTGGTAAG AATGCAAGTGCAAGGTGCTGACTCGATCCTTCAAAGTTCAAGTCGATACAGCAGTCCTGTTGATTGTGCCCTTAAAACTGTTAAAAGCGAAGGG CTTACAGGCCTTTACCGTGGAGGAGGTGCCACGTTTTTTAGAGAATCTATTGGAAATGCTGTCTTCTTTAGCACTTATGAGTATGTGCGCTATTACATGCATAAATCACTCAGAGATGCCTCCTCTAATCTAACCCATGTGATTGATGTCGGAGTTGGGATTGTTAGTGGCGGCCTTGGTGGGATAGCCGTAAGTGTTCCAa TGTTGGTCGGCTGTTCTGCCATTAGATGTTGCAAAGACCATAATTCAAACTTCACCGGAGAAGAACCATACAAGAAATCCAGTCCAGATTCTAGAATTG ATTTATAG